One genomic region from Desulfurella amilsii encodes:
- a CDS encoding TolC family protein has protein sequence MKNILSIILIGMVAIGLSSCATNKPLALNSININKSMQVEPLDELIKQFSKTNNSLIPKSQFNKELSPSNIAELAVILNPNLKIDRYDLNLAEVNLEQSKLLPNPQISFSISKPISGTLTNPYIEYGISPSFDIGSIIQRNTKVKIAQLEFESKKLQLKWDEWQTYEYAKLLALNFIILSNKLDLYKEIEHLDQEKYDHIYKAYKEGLIDQSVILNVQSQLQQSELEVQANEKLLNDSKSAIYKLLGLPYNYTLPINTRLKFKPLQNFKEEAQLLNNVKNRLDLIALKLAYESNEEKLRLLSFSAFMPISVSFPFVRDTSNVHTIGFGVSISFPIFNQNQGPIKYAQISGKKIYYEYINRIKDAQTDINKAMFNVKNINQTYAAINRYFKELQSKEAVYKEVFKSGNIGLLPYYNYKINLLNQRLILFELQQNLYNNLIALEVSSGENLNIID, from the coding sequence ATGAAGAATATTTTATCAATCATACTTATTGGAATGGTTGCCATTGGTTTATCAAGCTGCGCTACAAATAAGCCATTGGCGCTAAATAGCATAAATATCAATAAATCCATGCAAGTTGAGCCTTTGGATGAACTAATTAAACAATTTAGTAAAACAAATAATTCTTTAATACCAAAATCGCAATTCAATAAGGAGCTTTCGCCATCAAACATAGCAGAATTAGCTGTTATATTAAACCCAAATCTTAAGATAGACAGATATGATTTAAATTTAGCTGAAGTAAATTTAGAACAATCAAAACTTTTACCAAATCCACAGATAAGCTTTAGCATTTCAAAACCAATATCTGGAACTTTAACAAATCCATATATTGAATATGGTATATCGCCGTCTTTTGATATTGGCTCAATAATTCAAAGGAATACTAAAGTTAAAATTGCCCAATTAGAATTTGAATCAAAAAAATTACAGCTTAAGTGGGATGAGTGGCAGACTTATGAATATGCAAAGCTACTTGCGCTAAATTTTATAATACTATCAAATAAACTGGATTTATATAAAGAAATTGAACATTTAGATCAAGAAAAATACGACCACATATACAAAGCTTACAAAGAAGGCTTAATAGACCAATCAGTAATATTGAATGTTCAAAGTCAGTTGCAACAATCAGAGCTTGAAGTCCAAGCCAATGAAAAATTGTTAAACGATTCAAAAAGCGCCATTTATAAACTGTTGGGACTGCCATACAATTACACATTACCTATAAATACAAGATTAAAATTTAAACCACTTCAAAACTTTAAAGAAGAAGCACAATTGTTAAACAACGTCAAAAACAGACTTGATTTGATTGCGCTTAAACTTGCTTATGAAAGCAACGAGGAAAAATTAAGGCTGCTTTCTTTTTCTGCATTTATGCCAATTAGCGTGAGTTTTCCTTTTGTGCGTGATACTTCAAATGTTCATACAATAGGTTTTGGCGTAAGTATAAGTTTTCCTATATTTAACCAAAATCAAGGTCCAATAAAATATGCTCAAATATCGGGTAAAAAAATATACTATGAATACATAAATAGGATAAAAGATGCCCAGACTGATATAAACAAAGCCATGTTCAATGTGAAAAATATTAATCAAACGTACGCAGCTATTAACAGGTATTTTAAAGAGCTACAGTCAAAAGAAGCTGTCTATAAAGAAGTATTTAAAAGCGGAAACATAGGATTGTTACCTTATTACAATTATAAAATCAATCTTTTAAATCAGAGACTAATATTGTTTGAACTACAACAAAACTTGTATAATAACCTCATTGCGCTTGAAGTTTCCAGTGGTGAAAATCTAAACATAATTGATTAG